From Microlunatus capsulatus, a single genomic window includes:
- a CDS encoding spermidine synthase, with amino-acid sequence MRARLEELDFQPTPIGEVSLRRRTDPRTGDDVFEVKLGEEYLMSSLFVVAEEELSRLALGRLAGEALDVAVGGLGLGYTAAAALADPRVGELVVVDALAPVIDWHRRGLVPVGPVLTADPRCRLVHGDFFALSDGAGFDPDRPDRVFDAVVVDIDHSPAHLLADGSAGFYSPAGTARLARHLRPGGVYALWSNDPPDAGYLDVLAGVFVDVAAEVVTFPNPLQGRDATNTVYVATRPG; translated from the coding sequence GTGCGCGCTCGGCTCGAGGAGCTGGACTTCCAGCCGACCCCGATCGGCGAGGTCAGCCTGCGGCGGCGGACCGACCCGCGGACCGGGGACGACGTGTTCGAGGTGAAGCTGGGCGAGGAGTACCTCATGTCCAGCCTCTTCGTCGTCGCCGAGGAGGAGCTGTCCCGGCTGGCGCTGGGCCGGCTCGCCGGGGAGGCGCTGGACGTCGCCGTGGGGGGCCTGGGGCTGGGCTACACCGCCGCCGCCGCCCTGGCCGACCCGCGGGTGGGCGAGCTGGTCGTCGTCGACGCCCTCGCGCCGGTGATCGACTGGCACCGCCGCGGGCTGGTGCCCGTCGGCCCGGTGCTGACCGCCGACCCGCGCTGCCGGCTGGTGCACGGCGACTTCTTCGCCCTCAGCGACGGCGCCGGGTTCGACCCGGACCGGCCGGACCGGGTCTTCGACGCCGTCGTGGTGGACATCGACCACTCCCCGGCCCACCTGCTGGCCGACGGCAGCGCCGGCTTCTACTCCCCCGCCGGCACCGCGCGGCTGGCCCGGCACCTGCGCCCGGGAGGGGTCTACGCGCTGTGGTCCAACGACCCGCCCGACGCCGGCTACCTCGACGTGCTGGCCGGGGTCTTCGTCGACGTCGCCGCCGAGGTCGTCACCTTCCCGAACCCGCTGCAGGGCCGCGACGCGACGAACACCGTCTACGTGGCCACCCGGCCGGGCTGA
- a CDS encoding dihydrolipoamide acetyltransferase family protein codes for MPDPGEGLVEADVVTWRVAVGDTVEVNDILLEIETSKSLVELPSPFAGTVTALLVAEGETADVGAPIITIDDGAAAPAAAPRVGAPASTPSAADPAEARAVEPSDGMSGAGDGGRRVPNLIGYGPRTGETRRRPRKRGADGDQQTHDQLSGTFATDVPVSRRTDDRVALAPAAPAPAAPVAPLPAPGPAAPEPVLRGGAVLAKPPVRKLAKDLGLDLGTVTGTGPGGVVTRDDVTAAAAAAVAPPAPPVLAPVAAARVDGAGDVRIPVRGVRKATAEAMVRSAFTAPHVTEWLTCDVTASMELLERVRARREFREVRVSPLLLVAKAVCLALGRTPELNAFWDEPAQEIVQLSAVNLGIAAATPRGLVVPNIKGAQALGLLELAQAVNALVATAREGRTAPADMARGSFTITNVGTFGVDAGTPILNPGESGILCLGQIARRPWVVGTGADERIEPRWVTTLAVSFDHRLADGAQGSTFLADVAQVLGDPGLGLLF; via the coding sequence CTGCCCGACCCGGGCGAGGGCCTGGTCGAGGCCGACGTCGTCACCTGGCGGGTCGCCGTCGGCGACACCGTCGAGGTCAACGACATCCTGCTGGAGATCGAGACGAGCAAGTCCCTCGTCGAGCTGCCCAGCCCCTTCGCGGGCACGGTGACCGCGCTGCTGGTCGCCGAGGGCGAGACCGCCGACGTCGGCGCCCCCATCATCACCATCGACGACGGGGCGGCCGCACCTGCCGCCGCACCCCGGGTGGGCGCCCCGGCGTCCACCCCGTCGGCCGCCGACCCCGCGGAGGCGCGGGCGGTCGAGCCGAGCGACGGCATGTCCGGGGCCGGCGACGGCGGCCGCCGGGTGCCCAACCTCATCGGCTACGGCCCCCGGACCGGCGAGACCCGGCGCCGCCCCCGCAAGCGGGGCGCCGACGGCGACCAGCAGACCCACGACCAGCTCTCGGGGACCTTCGCCACCGACGTGCCCGTCTCGCGCCGCACCGACGACCGGGTGGCGCTGGCCCCGGCCGCGCCGGCCCCGGCGGCGCCCGTCGCCCCGCTGCCCGCGCCCGGCCCGGCCGCCCCCGAGCCCGTGCTCCGCGGCGGGGCCGTGCTGGCCAAGCCGCCGGTCCGCAAGCTCGCCAAGGACCTCGGCCTCGATCTCGGCACCGTCACCGGCACCGGTCCCGGCGGCGTCGTCACCCGCGACGACGTCACCGCTGCCGCCGCCGCGGCCGTGGCCCCGCCCGCCCCGCCCGTCCTCGCGCCGGTCGCGGCCGCCCGGGTCGACGGCGCCGGCGACGTCCGGATCCCCGTCCGCGGCGTGCGCAAGGCGACGGCCGAGGCGATGGTCCGCTCGGCGTTCACCGCCCCGCACGTCACCGAGTGGCTGACCTGCGACGTCACGGCGTCGATGGAGCTGCTGGAGCGGGTCCGGGCCCGGCGGGAGTTCCGCGAGGTGCGGGTCTCCCCGCTGCTGCTGGTGGCCAAGGCCGTCTGCCTGGCCCTCGGCCGGACGCCGGAGCTCAACGCGTTCTGGGACGAGCCGGCCCAGGAGATCGTGCAGCTGAGCGCGGTCAACCTCGGCATCGCCGCGGCGACCCCGCGCGGGCTCGTGGTGCCCAACATCAAGGGCGCGCAGGCGCTGGGCCTGCTCGAGCTGGCGCAGGCGGTCAACGCGCTGGTGGCCACCGCGCGGGAGGGCCGGACGGCGCCCGCGGACATGGCGCGGGGCAGCTTCACCATCACCAACGTCGGCACCTTCGGCGTCGACGCGGGCACCCCGATCCTCAACCCCGGCGAGTCGGGCATCCTCTGCCTCGGCCAGATCGCCCGCCGCCCGTGGGTGGTGGGCACCGGGGCCGACGAGCGGATCGAGCCCCGCTGGGTGACCACCCTGGCCGTCTCCTTCGACCACCGGCTCGCCGACGGCGCCCAGGGCTCGACCTTCCTGGCCGACGTGGCGCAGGTCCTCGGCGACCCCGGGCTCGGCCTGCTCTTCTAG
- a CDS encoding alpha-ketoacid dehydrogenase subunit beta, protein MTTLTMAKALNAGLRRALEADPKVVLAGEDIGKLGGVFRVTEGLQKDFGEGRVIDSPLAESGIIGTAVGMAIRGYRPVCEIQFDGFVYPAFDQIVSQVAKLRYRTRGALRIPLVIRIPFGGGIGGVEHHSESPESYFVHTAGLKVVSCATPVDAYWMIQQAVASDDPVIFLEPKRRYHERAEVDESATPLPLHAASVLREGRDVTLLAYGPMVKTCLDAAAAAADEGRDLEVVDLRSLSPLDMAVVATSAQKTGRVVVVHEAPTTLGLGAELAARVTEECFYSLEAPVLRVGGFDTPYPPSKAEDGYLPDLDRVLDMVDRSLAY, encoded by the coding sequence GTGACCACGCTGACCATGGCCAAGGCGCTGAACGCCGGCCTCCGCCGCGCCCTCGAGGCCGACCCCAAGGTCGTGCTCGCCGGGGAGGACATCGGCAAGCTCGGCGGTGTCTTCCGGGTGACCGAGGGCCTGCAGAAGGACTTCGGCGAGGGCCGGGTGATCGACTCCCCGCTGGCCGAGTCCGGGATCATCGGCACCGCCGTCGGGATGGCCATCCGCGGCTACCGGCCGGTCTGCGAGATCCAGTTCGACGGCTTCGTCTACCCGGCCTTCGACCAGATCGTCAGCCAGGTGGCCAAGCTGCGCTACCGCACCCGCGGCGCGCTGCGCATCCCCCTGGTCATCCGCATCCCCTTCGGCGGCGGTATCGGCGGCGTCGAGCACCACAGCGAGTCGCCCGAGAGCTACTTCGTGCACACCGCCGGGCTCAAGGTCGTCAGCTGCGCCACCCCGGTCGACGCCTACTGGATGATCCAGCAGGCCGTCGCCTCCGACGACCCGGTGATCTTCCTCGAGCCCAAGCGCCGCTACCACGAGCGCGCCGAGGTGGACGAGTCCGCGACGCCGCTGCCGCTGCACGCGGCCTCGGTGCTGCGGGAGGGCCGCGACGTCACGCTGCTGGCCTACGGGCCGATGGTCAAGACCTGCCTGGACGCGGCGGCCGCCGCCGCCGACGAGGGCCGCGACCTGGAGGTCGTCGACCTGCGCTCGCTCAGCCCGCTGGACATGGCCGTCGTCGCCACCTCGGCGCAGAAGACCGGCCGGGTCGTCGTCGTGCACGAGGCGCCGACGACGCTGGGCCTGGGCGCCGAGCTGGCCGCCCGCGTCACCGAGGAGTGCTTCTACTCCCTGGAGGCGCCGGTGCTGCGGGTCGGCGGGTTCGACACCCCCTACCCGCCGAGCAAGGCCGAGGACGGCTACCTGCCCGACCTGGACCGCGTGCTCGACATGGTCGACCGCTCGCTGGCGTACTGA
- the pdhA gene encoding pyruvate dehydrogenase (acetyl-transferring) E1 component subunit alpha encodes MPRAEPDDGGRGPGGDAELVQLLTPEGERREHPDYTFDGTDEDVRGYYRDMVLSRRVDAEATALQRQGELGVWASSLGQEGAQVGSAHGMSPQDFVFPTYREHGVAWVRGVPPLRLLAMFRGVDHGAWDIEQSRFAPYAIIIGAQTLHATGYAMGVERDGLVGTGDPARDTAVVAYFGDGATSQGDVNEAFIFASSYNAPVVFFCQNNQWAISEPIERQSRIPLYRRASGFGFPGVRVDGNDVLAVQAVTKAALERARSGNGPTLVEAYTYRMGAHTTSDDPTKYRLADELEHWRLKDPISRVRAYLTAGGLADDAFFDLVDGEADAMAAELRAACLALPDPDLSETFDWVYAEQTPYLAAQQAAHAEYVATFEDAPATDPTAPGGAR; translated from the coding sequence ATCCCGCGCGCCGAGCCGGACGACGGGGGCCGCGGCCCCGGCGGGGACGCCGAGCTCGTCCAGCTCCTGACGCCGGAGGGCGAGCGCCGCGAGCACCCCGACTACACCTTCGACGGCACCGACGAGGACGTCCGCGGCTACTACCGCGACATGGTGCTGAGCCGCCGCGTCGACGCCGAGGCCACCGCCCTGCAGCGCCAGGGCGAGCTGGGCGTCTGGGCCTCCAGCCTGGGCCAGGAGGGCGCGCAGGTCGGCTCCGCGCACGGCATGAGCCCTCAGGACTTCGTCTTCCCCACCTACCGCGAGCACGGCGTCGCCTGGGTCCGCGGCGTCCCGCCGCTGCGGCTGCTGGCCATGTTCCGCGGCGTCGACCACGGCGCCTGGGACATCGAGCAGTCCCGGTTCGCGCCCTACGCGATCATCATCGGCGCCCAGACGCTGCACGCCACCGGCTACGCCATGGGCGTCGAGCGCGACGGCCTCGTCGGCACCGGCGACCCGGCGCGGGACACCGCCGTCGTCGCCTACTTCGGCGACGGCGCCACCAGCCAGGGCGACGTCAACGAGGCCTTCATCTTCGCCAGCTCCTACAACGCCCCGGTCGTCTTCTTCTGCCAGAACAACCAGTGGGCGATCTCGGAGCCCATCGAGCGGCAGTCCCGGATCCCGCTGTACCGCCGCGCCTCGGGCTTCGGCTTCCCCGGCGTCCGCGTCGACGGCAACGACGTGCTCGCGGTCCAGGCCGTCACGAAGGCGGCGCTGGAGCGCGCCCGCTCGGGCAACGGACCCACCCTCGTCGAGGCCTACACCTACCGGATGGGCGCCCACACCACCTCCGACGACCCGACGAAGTACCGGCTGGCCGACGAGCTGGAGCACTGGCGGCTCAAGGACCCGATCAGCCGCGTGCGGGCGTACCTGACCGCCGGCGGGCTGGCCGACGACGCCTTCTTCGACCTCGTCGACGGCGAGGCCGACGCGATGGCCGCCGAGCTGCGCGCCGCCTGCCTGGCCCTGCCGGACCCGGACCTCAGCGAGACCTTCGACTGGGTCTACGCCGAGCAGACCCCCTACCTGGCGGCCCAGCAGGCCGCGCACGCCGAGTACGTCGCGACCTTCGAGGACGCCCCGGCGACCGATCCCACGGCCCCCGGAGGTGCGCGGTGA
- a CDS encoding serine protein kinase RIO has translation MSEPVPGDPVATPDRTPLHPLPAADPFAPDFVELEDELGPGRRWSTWDDIGVLAGPEPWPAWLVTESAAVDTELGVLKTGKEADVFLLERAVPGADGVVLAAKRYRGTDHRLFHRDAGYTEHRRMRNTRDRRAAAKGTRWGRAVEAGQWATAEFDHLSRFWSAGLPVPYPVQLDGTEILMELVTLEDGSTAPRLAQTRPAPDLLARYWEQLVAAMRVMAGMGLAHGDLSPFNVLATEDRLVLIDVPQAVDVVGSTSGVEFLARDCRNVATWFRARGLDVDAEELLADLLSHAF, from the coding sequence ATGTCCGAGCCCGTACCCGGCGACCCCGTCGCCACCCCTGACCGCACCCCCCTCCACCCGCTGCCGGCGGCGGACCCGTTCGCCCCGGACTTCGTCGAGCTCGAGGACGAGCTCGGCCCCGGCCGGCGCTGGTCCACCTGGGACGACATCGGCGTCCTCGCCGGTCCCGAGCCCTGGCCCGCCTGGCTGGTGACCGAGAGCGCCGCCGTCGACACCGAGCTGGGCGTCCTCAAGACCGGCAAGGAGGCTGACGTCTTCCTGCTGGAGCGCGCCGTGCCCGGCGCCGACGGCGTCGTGCTGGCCGCCAAGCGCTACCGCGGCACCGACCACCGGCTGTTCCACCGCGACGCCGGCTACACCGAGCACCGGCGGATGCGGAACACCCGCGACCGCCGGGCCGCGGCGAAGGGCACCCGCTGGGGCCGCGCCGTCGAGGCGGGCCAGTGGGCCACCGCCGAGTTCGACCACCTGTCCCGGTTCTGGTCGGCCGGGCTGCCCGTCCCCTACCCGGTGCAGCTGGACGGCACCGAGATCCTCATGGAGCTGGTGACGCTGGAGGACGGCAGCACCGCCCCCCGGCTGGCCCAGACCCGGCCCGCGCCCGACCTGCTGGCCCGCTACTGGGAGCAGCTGGTGGCGGCGATGCGGGTGATGGCCGGGATGGGCCTGGCCCACGGGGACCTGTCGCCGTTCAACGTGCTGGCCACCGAGGACCGGCTGGTGCTCATCGACGTGCCGCAGGCGGTCGACGTCGTGGGCAGCACGTCGGGGGTGGAGTTCCTGGCCCGTGACTGCCGCAACGTCGCCACCTGGTTCCGCGCCCGCGGCCTGGACGTCGACGCCGAGGAGCTGCTGGCCGACCTGCTGTCGCACGCCTTCTGA
- a CDS encoding MFS transporter has protein sequence MTEQTAARAATPATPSGPPPTTVPRRSWQALVVLLAGMFIALLDTTIVNVALPTIRTSLEASEATLSWIISGYALAFGLALIPAGRFGDRFGHKWVFFTGIALFTVASAACGLAQSDTQLVVARVVQGLAGGIFVPAVTAFIQLLFPGPVRGKAFAVMGAVIGVSSALGPIVGGLIIQAFGEEQGWRLVFGVNLPIGVATLVAAALLLPRKQADDAPVRTGLDWLGLVLLSAALVALLVPLIEGQDKGWPLWTYLTLAAGAVLLVLFALWEVGYTRRGRNPLVPPHLFSHPSFTGGVVLAMVYFAAFTSIFFTISLLWQSGLGHTALESGLVSIPFAIGSIIASSQSNQLSQKLGRTVLVIGTALVTVGLVWTWLVLRSATPDTLTHWDLLLPLFIAGLGNGAFIAPNAQFIIATVDRAEAGAASGVVSTVQRVGSAVGIAIIGSVLFGSLVISGPDTVATGFIAASADAMAVSAAFSVAALLLVFVLPKQAGGRPGAPAGAAPRRAMAPTD, from the coding sequence ATGACCGAGCAGACCGCGGCCCGCGCCGCCACCCCGGCCACCCCGTCCGGCCCACCCCCGACGACGGTGCCCCGCCGTTCCTGGCAGGCGCTCGTCGTCCTGCTGGCGGGCATGTTCATCGCCCTGCTGGACACCACGATCGTCAACGTCGCCCTGCCGACCATCCGCACCAGCCTCGAGGCGTCCGAGGCGACGCTGTCGTGGATCATCTCGGGCTACGCGCTGGCCTTCGGCCTGGCCCTGATCCCGGCCGGCCGCTTCGGCGACCGCTTCGGCCACAAGTGGGTCTTCTTCACCGGCATCGCCCTGTTCACCGTGGCCAGCGCCGCGTGCGGGCTGGCCCAGAGCGACACCCAGCTGGTCGTCGCCCGCGTCGTCCAGGGCCTGGCCGGCGGCATCTTCGTGCCCGCCGTCACCGCCTTCATCCAGCTGCTGTTCCCCGGCCCCGTCCGCGGCAAGGCCTTCGCCGTGATGGGTGCCGTCATCGGCGTCTCGTCCGCGCTCGGCCCCATCGTCGGCGGCCTCATCATCCAGGCCTTCGGCGAGGAGCAGGGCTGGCGGCTCGTCTTCGGCGTCAACCTGCCGATCGGCGTCGCCACCCTGGTCGCCGCGGCCCTGCTGCTGCCGCGCAAGCAGGCCGACGACGCCCCCGTCCGCACCGGCCTGGACTGGCTGGGCCTGGTCCTGCTGAGCGCGGCCCTGGTGGCCCTGCTCGTGCCGCTGATCGAGGGCCAGGACAAGGGCTGGCCGCTGTGGACCTACCTGACGCTGGCCGCCGGCGCGGTGCTGCTGGTGCTGTTCGCCCTCTGGGAGGTCGGCTACACCCGCCGGGGCCGCAACCCGCTGGTGCCGCCGCACCTGTTCAGCCACCCGTCCTTCACCGGCGGCGTGGTGCTCGCGATGGTCTACTTCGCGGCCTTCACCAGCATCTTCTTCACCATCTCGCTGCTGTGGCAGTCCGGCCTGGGGCACACCGCGCTGGAGTCGGGGCTGGTCTCCATCCCCTTCGCCATCGGCAGCATCATCGCCTCCTCGCAGAGCAACCAGCTGAGCCAGAAGCTCGGCCGGACGGTGCTGGTGATCGGCACCGCGCTGGTCACCGTCGGCCTGGTCTGGACGTGGCTGGTGCTGCGCAGCGCCACCCCGGACACGCTGACGCACTGGGACCTGCTGCTGCCGCTGTTCATCGCGGGCCTCGGCAACGGTGCCTTCATCGCCCCCAACGCGCAGTTCATCATCGCCACCGTCGACCGGGCGGAGGCCGGCGCGGCCAGCGGCGTCGTCTCCACCGTGCAGCGCGTCGGCAGCGCCGTCGGGATCGCGATCATCGGCAGCGTGCTGTTCGGCTCGCTGGTGATCAGCGGCCCCGACACCGTCGCGACCGGCTTCATCGCCGCCTCCGCCGACGCCATGGCCGTCAGCGCGGCCTTCAGCGTCGCGGCCCTGCTGCTGGTCTTCGTGCTGCCCAAGCAGGCCGGCGGACGTCCGGGCGCCCCGGCCGGCGCGGCCCCGCGCCGGGCGATGGCCCCGACCGACTGA
- a CDS encoding PadR family transcriptional regulator, with amino-acid sequence MSSIRLFVLDALARRGDMHGHQLRLLAEEEHAHLWTDISVGALYGALKRLAAEGLLAEVRTEREGGYPERQVYGVTDAGRQALAALQAATLEHVVLKPDPVDLALSRPDPDRLDDLAGTLAARLSTLQDLLAESRARTARARPYLSVGETHALLHREHRIRAEIGWHESLLAAVPEIVADERARALRPDALPTAEDLAARRRATPAGPPEGPRP; translated from the coding sequence GTGTCCTCCATCCGGCTGTTCGTCCTCGACGCCCTCGCGCGCCGCGGCGACATGCACGGCCACCAGCTGCGGCTGCTGGCCGAGGAGGAGCACGCGCACCTGTGGACCGACATCTCCGTCGGCGCGCTCTACGGCGCGCTGAAGCGGCTGGCGGCCGAGGGGCTGCTGGCCGAGGTCCGCACCGAGCGCGAGGGCGGCTACCCCGAGCGGCAGGTCTACGGCGTCACCGACGCCGGCCGCCAGGCCCTCGCCGCGCTGCAGGCCGCGACCCTGGAGCACGTCGTGCTCAAGCCGGACCCCGTCGACCTCGCCCTCAGCCGGCCCGACCCGGACCGGCTCGACGACCTCGCCGGGACGCTCGCCGCCCGGCTGTCCACCCTGCAGGACCTGCTGGCCGAGTCCCGCGCGCGGACCGCGCGCGCCCGGCCGTACCTATCGGTGGGCGAGACCCACGCCCTGCTCCACCGCGAGCACCGGATCCGCGCCGAGATCGGCTGGCACGAGTCGCTGCTCGCCGCCGTGCCCGAGATCGTCGCCGACGAACGCGCCCGGGCGCTGCGCCCCGACGCCCTCCCCACCGCCGAGGACCTGGCCGCACGCCGTCGTGCGACGCCGGCCGGCCCACCCGAAGGACCCCGCCCATGA
- a CDS encoding aminotransferase class I/II-fold pyridoxal phosphate-dependent enzyme, whose protein sequence is MSAPGLRPSSRAAVPPFAVMSILTRVAELRAAGRDVVALCAGEPSGGAPADVRAAMTTLMAGDVPLGYTGTFGIRPLREALAGHYRRWYGLDVDPDAVAVTTGSSGAFTLGFLAAFDAGDRVALARPGYPAYRNILTALGCEVVELDCGPEQRFQPDVEALAAAHARAPLAGLVLASPANPTGTMVGAEQLAALAGWCRAHGVRLVSDEIYHGITASGDVGSCARAVDPDALVVSSFSKFWGMTGWRLGWCLVPSDLRAAVDALAGNFALCAPVPAQHAALAAFTERSYAEAADAVQTFDAARAVLLDALPALRWGAVAPADGAFYVYAELGDALGRHPDSVAWCAALLESQGVALTPGADFDTVRGGSAVRVSLAAGPDAVAEAVRRILRFQS, encoded by the coding sequence GTGAGCGCCCCGGGGCTGCGGCCGTCGTCGCGGGCGGCCGTCCCGCCGTTCGCCGTGATGAGCATCCTCACCCGGGTCGCCGAGCTCCGGGCCGCCGGCCGCGACGTCGTCGCCCTCTGCGCCGGCGAGCCCTCGGGCGGGGCGCCGGCGGACGTCCGGGCGGCGATGACGACGCTGATGGCCGGCGACGTGCCGCTCGGCTACACCGGCACCTTCGGCATCCGCCCGCTGCGCGAGGCCCTGGCCGGGCACTACCGGCGCTGGTACGGCCTGGACGTCGACCCCGACGCCGTCGCGGTCACCACCGGCTCGTCCGGCGCCTTCACCCTGGGCTTCCTGGCCGCCTTCGACGCCGGCGACCGGGTTGCGCTGGCCCGGCCCGGCTACCCGGCCTACCGCAACATCCTCACCGCGCTGGGCTGCGAGGTCGTCGAGCTGGACTGCGGCCCCGAGCAGCGGTTCCAGCCCGACGTCGAGGCGCTGGCCGCCGCGCACGCCCGGGCGCCGCTGGCCGGGCTGGTGCTCGCCTCGCCGGCCAACCCGACGGGCACGATGGTCGGCGCCGAGCAGCTGGCCGCGCTCGCCGGCTGGTGCCGCGCGCACGGCGTCCGGCTGGTCAGCGACGAGATCTACCACGGCATCACGGCCTCCGGCGACGTCGGCAGCTGCGCCCGGGCGGTCGACCCGGACGCGCTCGTCGTCTCCTCGTTCTCCAAGTTCTGGGGGATGACCGGCTGGCGGCTGGGCTGGTGCCTCGTCCCGTCGGACCTGCGGGCCGCCGTCGACGCGCTGGCCGGCAACTTCGCCCTCTGCGCACCGGTGCCCGCCCAGCACGCGGCGCTGGCCGCCTTCACCGAGCGCTCCTACGCCGAGGCCGCCGACGCCGTCCAGACCTTCGACGCCGCGCGCGCCGTGCTGCTGGACGCCCTGCCCGCCCTGCGCTGGGGCGCCGTCGCCCCCGCTGACGGCGCCTTCTACGTCTACGCCGAGCTGGGCGACGCCCTGGGCCGGCACCCCGACTCCGTCGCCTGGTGCGCCGCGCTGCTGGAGAGCCAGGGCGTCGCCCTCACCCCGGGCGCCGACTTCGACACCGTCCGCGGCGGCAGCGCCGTCCGGGTCTCCCTCGCCGCCGGCCCCGACGCCGTCGCCGAGGCCGTCCGCCGGATCCTGCGCTTCCAGTCCTGA
- a CDS encoding CGNR zinc finger domain-containing protein codes for MPFTHDTEVALAEAAALVNTLGDDGDSLETRAGLDAFLARYPFSGRVTGDAEELRTVRRLRERLRAFWAVADRDEAAALVNALLADCATSPYLSKHDHYDWHLHVTHPDAPLGMRIGAEAAMGFLDLVRSDDLDRLRTCAAEDCSDVLVDLSRNHSKRYCDTGNCANRAHVAAYRARKRTSA; via the coding sequence GTGCCTTTCACCCATGACACCGAGGTCGCGCTCGCGGAGGCGGCGGCGCTGGTCAACACGCTCGGCGACGACGGCGACAGCCTGGAGACCCGGGCGGGGCTCGACGCCTTCCTGGCGCGCTACCCCTTCTCGGGCCGGGTGACCGGGGACGCCGAGGAGCTCCGCACCGTCCGCCGGCTCCGCGAGCGGCTGCGCGCCTTCTGGGCCGTGGCCGACCGCGACGAGGCAGCCGCGCTGGTCAACGCCCTGCTGGCCGACTGCGCGACCTCGCCGTACCTGAGCAAGCACGACCACTACGACTGGCACCTGCACGTCACCCACCCGGACGCCCCGCTGGGGATGCGGATCGGCGCGGAGGCGGCGATGGGTTTCCTCGACCTCGTCCGCTCCGACGACCTCGACCGGCTGCGGACCTGCGCCGCGGAGGACTGCTCCGACGTGCTCGTCGACCTCTCCCGGAACCACTCCAAGCGCTACTGCGACACCGGCAACTGCGCCAACCGGGCCCACGTGGCGGCCTACCGCGCGCGCAAGCGGACGTCGGCGTGA
- a CDS encoding EamA family transporter, whose product MTSTSPTPTSPVPSVAGALERDPAPGRPGARGGYGGGLAIALLSAASFGLSGSLARSLLDLGWTPAAVVAVRISGAFVLLLVPCLLLLRRTGLPSLRQTGRMAVYGVVAVALAQLCYFSAVQYLSVGVALLLEYLAPVLLIFYHWVRSGHRPAWSVFGGAALALLGLVFVLDLRSGVTLDPVGVAWGLGAAVCLCAYFVLSESGGRHGAVPPLLLTTVGTGVGGAVILAAAAVGVLPLAARTGSTVLAGSEVGWWLPVLLLVGVTAVLAYLTGIVAVRRLGSSVASFVSLAEVLFAVVFAVVLLAQQPSGGQLVGGALVLAGIAVVQRRGR is encoded by the coding sequence ATGACCAGCACCAGCCCGACCCCCACCAGCCCCGTGCCCTCGGTGGCCGGCGCCCTCGAGCGCGACCCCGCGCCGGGCCGGCCGGGTGCCCGCGGCGGCTACGGCGGCGGGCTGGCCATCGCCCTGCTGTCCGCCGCCTCGTTCGGGCTCTCCGGCTCGCTGGCCCGCTCGCTGCTGGACCTGGGTTGGACGCCGGCGGCCGTGGTGGCCGTCCGGATCAGCGGCGCCTTCGTGCTGCTGCTCGTCCCCTGCCTGCTGCTGCTGCGGCGCACCGGCCTGCCCTCGCTGCGCCAGACCGGCCGGATGGCCGTCTACGGCGTCGTCGCCGTGGCGCTGGCCCAGCTCTGCTACTTCAGCGCCGTCCAGTACCTCTCCGTGGGCGTGGCCCTCCTGCTGGAGTACCTGGCGCCGGTGCTGCTGATCTTCTACCACTGGGTCCGCAGCGGGCACCGGCCCGCGTGGTCGGTCTTCGGCGGCGCGGCGCTGGCCCTGCTGGGCCTGGTGTTCGTCCTCGACCTGCGCAGCGGCGTCACCCTGGACCCGGTCGGCGTGGCCTGGGGGCTGGGCGCGGCGGTCTGCCTGTGCGCCTACTTCGTGCTCAGCGAGAGCGGTGGCCGTCACGGCGCCGTCCCGCCGCTGCTGCTGACCACGGTCGGCACCGGCGTCGGCGGCGCGGTCATCCTCGCCGCCGCGGCCGTCGGCGTGCTGCCGCTGGCCGCCCGGACGGGCAGCACGGTGCTGGCCGGCTCCGAGGTCGGCTGGTGGCTGCCCGTGCTGCTGCTCGTCGGCGTCACCGCGGTGCTGGCCTACCTGACGGGCATCGTCGCCGTCCGCCGGCTGGGCAGCTCGGTCGCGTCCTTCGTCTCCCTCGCCGAGGTGCTGTTCGCCGTCGTCTTCGCCGTCGTGCTGCTGGCCCAGCAGCCCTCCGGCGGCCAGCTGGTCGGCGGGGCGCTGGTGCTGGCCGGGATCGCCGTCGTCCAGCGACGGGGGCGCTGA